In Pajaroellobacter abortibovis, the following are encoded in one genomic region:
- the greA gene encoding transcription elongation factor GreA, protein MEKNPISPTGFARLREELQHLRSVERPSIITAIAAAREHGDLSENAEYHAAREKQSFIEGRIKELEEKLSRSEVIDPAQVKGSRVAFGATVKLYNTDTEEITVYKILGADESDVNQGILSISSPLARALVGKEVGDKVTIRTPGGARAYEILELLYL, encoded by the coding sequence ATGGAAAAAAATCCAATCTCTCCAACAGGCTTTGCCAGGTTACGCGAAGAGTTGCAGCATTTGCGCTCTGTAGAAAGACCGTCCATTATTACTGCGATTGCTGCTGCGCGTGAACACGGCGATTTGAGTGAAAATGCGGAGTATCATGCCGCCAGAGAAAAACAATCGTTCATTGAGGGGCGCATTAAGGAGCTTGAAGAAAAACTCAGCCGTTCTGAAGTGATCGATCCCGCACAGGTAAAGGGATCAAGAGTTGCCTTCGGAGCTACTGTAAAGCTCTACAATACAGACACGGAAGAGATCACTGTGTACAAGATCCTCGGGGCGGACGAGTCAGATGTCAATCAAGGGATTTTAAGTATCTCGAGCCCTCTTGCTCGAGCTCTGGTCGGCAAAGAGGTAGGGGATAAGGTGACGATACGGACACCGGGTGGAGCTCGAGCCTACGAAATTCTGGAACTCCTTTACCTATGA
- a CDS encoding outer membrane protein assembly factor BamD — MRRPILSLLSIQKTSWKVPFSLCLLLLCSCHPQASHPSSPSPNRDQAEKAYEKAMEQFHQHEWIEAQTLLTDVKKRFPYSRYARLAELRLADIEFEQEKYIEALAQYRQFIYLHSTETEEVEYARRQIVESQYHQIEDSLFLPSNEERDQGGVLDTYKELCAYLQDYPKTAHYQHMQALFAQVTERLIQHEIAVAHFYLDKSNYTAAISRLKYALQTYGDPPLKSQPNPKDPPLPSAHSLTPISNASAEVLLLLGEVYLWTHQWQEAQSAFSILRQSRPENRLVEQANHYLQSMRERGLLSP; from the coding sequence ATGAGACGACCTATTCTATCTCTACTCTCAATACAAAAAACGAGCTGGAAGGTACCTTTTTCTCTCTGTTTATTGCTCCTATGTTCTTGCCACCCACAAGCATCACACCCTTCTTCCCCTTCTCCGAATCGAGATCAAGCAGAAAAAGCTTATGAAAAAGCAATGGAGCAGTTCCACCAACACGAATGGATAGAAGCTCAAACGTTGCTAACCGATGTTAAAAAGCGATTCCCCTACTCCCGATATGCACGGTTAGCAGAGTTGCGGCTCGCTGATATCGAGTTCGAACAAGAAAAATACATCGAGGCACTTGCTCAATACCGTCAGTTTATCTACTTGCACTCCACAGAAACTGAAGAAGTGGAATATGCACGGAGACAGATCGTAGAATCCCAATACCATCAGATTGAGGATTCCTTGTTCCTCCCATCCAACGAAGAAAGAGATCAAGGGGGAGTGCTGGACACGTATAAAGAGCTTTGCGCTTATCTTCAGGACTATCCCAAGACGGCTCATTACCAGCATATGCAAGCCCTTTTCGCTCAAGTGACCGAGCGACTCATTCAACATGAAATTGCAGTTGCCCACTTTTACCTAGATAAATCGAATTATACTGCAGCCATTTCACGCCTGAAATATGCTTTGCAGACTTACGGCGATCCCCCCTTAAAATCGCAACCGAATCCGAAAGATCCCCCTCTTCCATCCGCTCATTCATTAACCCCAATTTCCAATGCCAGTGCGGAAGTGCTCCTCCTGCTAGGAGAGGTCTACCTCTGGACACACCAATGGCAGGAGGCTCAATCTGCCTTTTCTATACTGCGTCAATCTCGTCCCGAAAACAGGCTAGTAGAACAAGCCAATCACTATCTGCAATCGATGAGGGAACGTGGTCTCTTATCCCCTTAA
- a CDS encoding sigma-54-dependent transcriptional regulator → MVSYPLNPHDPFLDSPSAKTVLIVDDEKNIRRTLQLILEGEGYHVLTAESSHTALTLLSSPSTSVDVAIFDVKLPDIGGLEVIQRIKKDEATKHIPFLVMSGHATVHDAVVAIKLGASDFIEKPLTRERILVSLHNVLESTRAKNMLKQVSIVEAQRYELLGQSAPMHKLLKDIEKVAPTKASVLITGESGTGKELVSRALHRLSSRAEGPFIRVNCAAIPRELIESELFGHEKGAFTGAQHRKRGLFEQAHRGTLFLDEIGDMDLVAQAKVLRALQSGEILRVGSEQGMHVDVRVLAATNKNLLQEVEKGKFREDLFFRLHVFPIHCPSLRERVEDIPLLAQAFLQAFCRENGTKAKEFHPVVLQALCQRKWPGNVRELKNLVEHMAIVAHDQSIIAELPDSPFFFHQSDLQQESPESLFPQPTEADLPPSSTHLSEPTSAMTLRAFREHAERSYILETLHHCEWNISRASLRLGIERTHLHKKMRQFGIERGKD, encoded by the coding sequence GTGGTCTCTTATCCCCTTAATCCACACGATCCTTTTCTGGATTCTCCAAGTGCTAAAACCGTCCTTATTGTGGATGACGAAAAGAATATTCGCCGAACTCTCCAATTGATTCTTGAGGGGGAAGGTTATCATGTATTGACCGCAGAAAGTAGTCATACAGCGCTTACTCTCTTATCCAGTCCAAGCACGAGCGTGGACGTTGCCATCTTCGATGTCAAACTTCCAGACATAGGAGGTTTGGAAGTCATTCAACGGATTAAAAAGGACGAGGCCACGAAACACATCCCTTTTCTCGTCATGAGCGGACATGCCACTGTTCACGACGCTGTTGTAGCGATCAAATTAGGAGCGAGTGATTTTATTGAAAAACCGCTCACACGAGAAAGGATCCTGGTCAGCCTTCACAATGTGCTCGAATCCACACGAGCCAAAAATATGCTCAAACAAGTGTCCATTGTCGAAGCACAACGATACGAATTGCTGGGTCAGAGTGCACCGATGCACAAGCTTTTAAAGGATATCGAAAAGGTTGCTCCAACAAAAGCAAGCGTATTGATCACGGGAGAAAGCGGTACAGGGAAAGAGTTAGTCTCTCGCGCGCTCCACAGGTTGAGCTCACGTGCAGAAGGCCCTTTTATCCGGGTCAATTGTGCCGCAATCCCCCGAGAGCTAATTGAAAGCGAGTTGTTTGGACATGAAAAGGGGGCTTTTACAGGAGCACAGCACCGCAAGCGCGGATTGTTTGAGCAAGCCCATCGCGGTACTCTCTTTCTAGATGAGATCGGAGATATGGATCTGGTCGCGCAAGCAAAAGTCCTTCGTGCACTTCAATCTGGTGAGATCCTACGAGTAGGAAGTGAGCAAGGGATGCATGTCGACGTGCGAGTATTAGCTGCAACCAACAAAAATTTGTTGCAAGAGGTAGAAAAAGGCAAGTTTCGAGAAGATCTCTTCTTTCGCCTCCATGTCTTCCCCATTCACTGCCCCTCTCTTCGGGAAAGGGTAGAGGACATCCCTCTTCTCGCTCAAGCTTTTTTGCAAGCTTTCTGTCGAGAAAATGGGACAAAAGCGAAAGAATTTCACCCTGTTGTGCTGCAAGCCCTATGTCAGCGCAAATGGCCTGGTAATGTACGAGAGCTCAAAAATCTTGTAGAACATATGGCTATTGTAGCGCACGATCAATCTATCATTGCTGAGCTTCCAGATAGTCCTTTTTTCTTTCATCAAAGCGATCTGCAACAAGAGAGCCCCGAAAGCTTATTCCCACAACCCACTGAAGCAGATCTCCCCCCCTCTTCCACTCACCTCTCTGAACCCACCAGTGCGATGACACTGCGAGCTTTCCGAGAACATGCAGAGCGAAGCTATATCCTCGAGACATTACACCACTGCGAATGGAACATCTCCCGGGCTTCTCTGCGACTAGGCATCGAACGCACTCACCTCCACAAAAAAATGCGGCAGTTTGGAATCGAGCGAGGAAAAGACTGA
- the dut gene encoding dUTP diphosphatase, translated as MRHTRNISMPNDTRVKTIHHLHVLIQRVGPVEVPWPRYQTEGSAGMDLQAALQKPVLLQPGKRVRVPTGIALALPHGFEGQVRPRSGLAANHGVTLLNSPGTIDSDFRGMIEVLLIHLGETPFSIAPLERIAQLVVTPFFQVEWIPTECLPSTSRGVGGYGSTGLH; from the coding sequence ATGAGACATACAAGGAATATTAGCATGCCGAATGACACGCGGGTAAAGACTATCCACCACCTTCACGTTTTAATTCAGCGAGTAGGACCTGTTGAGGTTCCTTGGCCCCGTTATCAGACAGAAGGATCGGCTGGTATGGATCTCCAGGCAGCTCTTCAGAAGCCAGTTCTCCTCCAGCCAGGGAAACGCGTGCGGGTTCCTACCGGCATTGCTCTCGCTTTGCCTCATGGGTTTGAAGGGCAGGTGAGACCGCGTTCCGGGCTTGCTGCAAATCATGGGGTTACGCTCCTCAATTCCCCTGGCACAATTGACTCAGATTTCCGTGGGATGATTGAAGTACTTTTAATCCATCTAGGAGAGACCCCTTTCTCAATCGCCCCGCTTGAGCGTATCGCGCAACTGGTCGTTACACCTTTCTTTCAGGTCGAATGGATACCGACGGAGTGTCTTCCTTCTACTTCAAGAGGGGTTGGTGGATATGGCTCTACTGGTTTGCATTAA
- the guaA gene encoding glutamine-hydrolyzing GMP synthase, with protein sequence MSHSGQFVLILDFGSQYTQLIARRIREQGVYCEIHPSTLSQEKIRSLNPAALILSGGPSSVYDEGAPPFYPYWLELNIPILGICYGMQLIAHQLGGKVELTSRREFGTARIVVQEPLGILQRFSQGQSLDVWTSHGDQITALPPGYIQLAKTESTPFCVIGNLEKKIYGVQFHPEVVHTPQGTQILASFLFDVAQLTPDWTPSVFTKEAIQKVRNTVAHHERAICALSGGVDSSVAAMLCHQAIGDRLTCIFIDTGLLRLGEAEKVITTLQNHFNFQFHAVRAEDRFLTALEGITDPEQKRKIIGKVFIELFEEEATKIKGAHYLVQGTLYPDVIESVSLKGPSAIIKNHHNVGGLPERMHFTLIEPLRELFKDEVRQAGATLGLTSELLERHPFPGPGLAIRCIGEVNRTRLHILRAADAIVDEEMKAAGLYSSLWQSFCILLPVRTVGVMGDERTYEEVCALRAVQSTDGMTANWARLPHEILERISTRIINEIRGINRVVYDISSKPPATIEWE encoded by the coding sequence ATGTCTCATTCTGGTCAATTTGTTCTCATTCTCGATTTTGGATCGCAATATACTCAACTGATCGCCAGACGAATACGCGAACAAGGGGTCTATTGCGAAATTCATCCTTCTACTCTCTCCCAAGAAAAAATCCGCAGTCTCAATCCCGCTGCCCTGATCTTATCTGGTGGACCATCCAGCGTATACGACGAAGGAGCTCCCCCTTTCTATCCTTACTGGCTTGAATTAAACATACCGATCCTAGGCATCTGCTACGGGATGCAACTGATCGCTCACCAACTCGGAGGGAAAGTAGAGCTAACCTCTCGCAGAGAATTTGGAACCGCTCGGATTGTTGTACAGGAGCCTCTCGGGATCCTACAGCGATTCTCTCAAGGTCAATCGCTCGATGTGTGGACGTCCCACGGGGATCAGATCACCGCTCTACCTCCCGGCTATATTCAGCTAGCCAAAACAGAAAGCACCCCTTTTTGCGTGATAGGCAATCTGGAAAAGAAGATCTATGGAGTCCAATTTCATCCAGAAGTGGTTCACACGCCTCAAGGGACTCAGATCCTGGCTTCCTTTCTGTTCGATGTCGCCCAATTAACACCCGACTGGACCCCTTCTGTCTTCACAAAAGAGGCTATCCAAAAAGTGCGTAATACCGTAGCTCATCATGAACGCGCCATCTGCGCCCTCTCTGGAGGGGTCGATTCATCGGTAGCAGCCATGCTATGCCATCAGGCGATCGGCGATCGCTTGACCTGCATCTTTATCGACACCGGATTGCTCCGTTTAGGAGAAGCAGAAAAAGTGATCACCACACTCCAAAATCACTTCAACTTCCAATTTCACGCCGTCCGCGCAGAGGACCGCTTTCTTACTGCCCTTGAAGGGATTACCGACCCAGAACAAAAGAGAAAAATCATTGGCAAAGTCTTCATTGAGCTCTTTGAAGAAGAGGCCACCAAGATCAAGGGAGCGCACTATCTCGTGCAAGGGACGCTCTATCCAGACGTCATCGAAAGCGTCTCGTTGAAAGGTCCAAGCGCTATCATCAAAAATCATCATAACGTCGGTGGACTTCCAGAACGCATGCATTTCACGCTGATTGAACCATTGCGCGAATTGTTCAAAGACGAAGTCCGTCAAGCTGGCGCAACACTTGGTCTCACAAGTGAGCTGCTCGAACGGCATCCCTTCCCCGGTCCAGGTCTCGCCATTCGCTGCATCGGAGAAGTTAACCGAACCCGCCTCCATATCTTGAGAGCAGCAGACGCGATTGTAGATGAAGAGATGAAAGCTGCAGGTCTCTATTCTTCTCTCTGGCAAAGCTTTTGTATTCTTTTGCCTGTGCGTACCGTGGGGGTCATGGGAGACGAGCGTACCTACGAAGAAGTTTGTGCTTTGCGAGCTGTTCAATCGACAGACGGCATGACCGCAAACTGGGCGAGACTTCCGCACGAGATACTTGAACGGATCTCCACACGTATCATCAATGAGATTCGCGGGATTAATCGAGTAGTTTACGATATCTCCTCAAAACCTCCCGCAACCATCGAATGGGAATAA
- the gatC gene encoding Asp-tRNA(Asn)/Glu-tRNA(Gln) amidotransferase subunit GatC, whose product MSRSSLIDAEAIKRLAKLASISLTPEEIKAFENNFDSILGYIDTIETLDTELIPSTWDVSSGGMRLRQDEVKPSLSREEVLSQAPHHNQESFGVPVFMEE is encoded by the coding sequence ATGAGTCGCTCCTCTCTCATTGACGCGGAAGCGATTAAAAGATTAGCTAAGCTTGCTTCTATTTCTTTGACGCCAGAAGAAATTAAAGCTTTCGAAAACAATTTCGATTCCATCTTAGGCTATATCGATACGATCGAAACGCTCGACACTGAGCTTATCCCCTCTACTTGGGATGTCAGCTCCGGCGGGATGCGCTTACGTCAGGATGAAGTCAAGCCCAGTCTCTCTCGAGAAGAGGTGCTCTCCCAAGCTCCACACCACAATCAAGAGAGCTTTGGCGTTCCTGTGTTCATGGAGGAATGA
- the gatA gene encoding Asp-tRNA(Asn)/Glu-tRNA(Gln) amidotransferase subunit GatA: protein MTVETWDICTLVDQVQRGEIKVTEIAAMLLQRVDTLNPRLNAFLTINPEQILAEAQAIDDKRAAKKPLGLLAGVPIAIKDSIVTRGVRTTCASKILKDYLPPYDATVIHRLRAADALLFGKTNLDEFAMGSSTENSAFGPTRNPWDLERTPGGSSGGSAAAVAARLCLGSLGSDTGGSIRQPASLTGIVGIRGSYGRVSRYGLVAFASSLDQIGPLATDVRGAARMLSILSGADPHDATCLNLPSEDFEAACTQSVRGLRIGIPEEYFGEGLDPEVEKAISHAIEELKNAGCTLHLISLPHTSFALATYYILANAEASSNLARFDGVRYGLRLESLDESLFSKNLAYEVASMYGTTRSAGFGPEVKRRILLGTFVLSSEYYDAYYLKSQKIRTLIRSDFDNAFSHVDVICSPTAPTSAFKLGEKIDNPLAMYLSDVYTLPASLAGISSMSVPAAFTSTGLPIGLQIMAPSLQESTMLTVAKAWEERANLRHKVPAFL, encoded by the coding sequence TTGACAGTAGAAACATGGGACATCTGCACACTCGTAGACCAAGTTCAGCGAGGGGAGATCAAAGTTACAGAAATTGCGGCTATGCTACTTCAACGTGTAGACACGCTCAATCCTCGTCTCAATGCTTTCCTGACGATCAATCCAGAGCAGATCCTCGCTGAGGCCCAAGCGATTGATGATAAGCGGGCAGCTAAAAAGCCATTAGGGCTGCTTGCCGGCGTTCCGATCGCGATCAAAGATTCCATTGTCACCCGCGGTGTCCGAACAACATGCGCATCCAAAATTCTCAAAGATTACCTTCCCCCTTATGATGCAACCGTCATCCATCGGCTTCGGGCAGCGGATGCTCTTCTCTTTGGCAAAACCAATTTGGACGAATTTGCCATGGGATCTTCAACGGAAAACAGCGCTTTCGGTCCCACAAGGAATCCGTGGGATCTTGAGCGCACCCCCGGAGGTTCCTCAGGGGGGAGTGCAGCAGCAGTAGCAGCTCGACTCTGCCTAGGTTCATTGGGAAGTGATACAGGAGGATCGATCCGTCAGCCTGCTTCGCTCACAGGAATCGTAGGGATCAGGGGTTCTTACGGACGCGTTTCCCGTTACGGACTTGTGGCGTTCGCCTCTAGTTTAGATCAAATCGGGCCTCTCGCGACTGATGTGCGCGGTGCCGCCCGGATGTTGAGTATTTTAAGCGGCGCTGATCCCCACGATGCGACTTGTTTAAATCTTCCAAGTGAGGATTTCGAAGCAGCCTGTACCCAGAGCGTCCGAGGGCTCCGTATTGGAATTCCGGAAGAATACTTCGGAGAAGGGCTCGATCCAGAGGTCGAAAAAGCGATCAGTCATGCGATTGAAGAATTAAAGAATGCAGGATGCACCCTCCATCTGATCAGCCTCCCTCACACCTCTTTCGCCCTCGCAACTTATTACATCTTAGCTAATGCTGAAGCTTCAAGCAATCTCGCGCGTTTTGATGGGGTAAGGTATGGGTTGCGGCTGGAATCCTTAGACGAATCGCTCTTCTCCAAGAATCTCGCCTATGAAGTTGCATCCATGTATGGAACAACACGCAGCGCTGGATTCGGGCCTGAAGTCAAGCGCAGGATTTTGCTCGGCACGTTTGTGCTTTCCTCCGAATATTACGACGCTTACTATCTCAAATCACAAAAAATAAGGACGCTGATCCGAAGTGACTTTGATAATGCATTTTCCCATGTCGATGTCATTTGCTCTCCCACAGCACCCACTTCTGCTTTTAAGCTGGGTGAAAAAATAGACAATCCCCTGGCGATGTATTTAAGCGATGTGTACACACTCCCTGCAAGTTTAGCTGGAATCAGTTCCATGAGCGTTCCTGCAGCGTTCACATCCACAGGGCTTCCGATTGGGCTTCAGATCATGGCGCCATCCCTCCAAGAGAGCACGATGCTCACAGTAGCAAAAGCATGGGAAGAGCGGGCCAATCTACGACATAAGGTACCAGCTTTTCTCTAA
- the truB gene encoding tRNA pseudouridine(55) synthase TruB has product MIGGIMLIDKPQGLTSHDVVARIRRILKIKAVGHAGTLDPMATGLLTIAVGKATKLITYLTNTTKAYECTIVFGQTTETLDGDGHLSSQKPLPPALIDELTSPFPLPSDSFIERALTYERTRISQIPPAYSAIKINGKRAYARARCGEEFEIPARPVQMKHLEVLRKGINPNPWIQLSIEVSKGYYVRSLARDLSTALGTVGCLSQLRRTHVGPFQVSAALPLETGNAATLLTHLISIEEAAKQILTPLYLDEQHLAPLLHGRPLHADLIPAIQSAPVGTLYALFSPQETLLAIAAPQQNGNVQIFHRFGHTKS; this is encoded by the coding sequence ATGATCGGCGGGATAATGTTGATTGATAAGCCTCAAGGGCTGACCAGTCATGATGTGGTCGCAAGGATCAGAAGGATTTTAAAGATAAAAGCCGTGGGCCACGCAGGAACGTTGGATCCGATGGCAACGGGTCTTCTGACAATAGCCGTAGGAAAAGCCACTAAACTGATCACTTACCTCACCAACACCACGAAAGCTTATGAATGCACGATTGTGTTCGGTCAAACCACAGAAACCCTAGACGGAGATGGCCATCTTTCTTCACAAAAGCCTCTCCCACCCGCTTTGATTGACGAACTTACCTCCCCTTTCCCTTTACCCAGTGACTCTTTTATAGAAAGAGCGCTTACCTATGAGCGCACCCGAATAAGTCAGATCCCTCCTGCATACTCCGCCATTAAAATCAATGGAAAACGAGCTTACGCCCGCGCTCGATGCGGAGAAGAATTTGAAATCCCAGCACGCCCTGTACAAATGAAACACCTTGAGGTGCTGAGAAAAGGGATCAACCCTAACCCATGGATTCAACTATCGATTGAGGTTAGCAAAGGATATTACGTGCGCTCGCTCGCACGCGATCTATCAACCGCTCTCGGCACAGTAGGATGCCTGTCCCAGCTCCGACGAACCCACGTGGGGCCTTTTCAAGTCAGCGCAGCATTACCACTCGAAACCGGTAATGCTGCGACTTTGTTAACTCATCTAATTTCTATAGAAGAAGCCGCAAAGCAAATCTTAACCCCCCTCTATTTGGATGAACAACACCTTGCTCCTCTCTTGCATGGACGCCCTCTCCACGCTGATTTAATCCCAGCGATTCAATCCGCACCTGTTGGAACACTCTACGCTCTCTTCTCTCCACAAGAGACCTTACTGGCCATCGCTGCCCCTCAACAAAACGGAAACGTCCAAATTTTTCACAGATTCGGACATACCAAATCATAG
- a CDS encoding dihydroorotase: MNYASSTSTMVDVLILRSVRAIDPPHLDEEEIDLVIERGRILSMGYSAAGSWKASDRVRILNGKGWWVLPGLTDLHVHLREPGHEYKEDLQSGLKAAAAGGFVNVCAMPNTSPINDTRAVTEMLIAKANLIGGVRVHPIAAITIGQKGEKLTEMVALKAGGAVAFSDDGRCVTSAKVMKQAFEYASTLDLPLIQHAEDHSLTQDAQMHEGAISTQLGLKGWPRIAEDLIVARDVLLAEYTKARYHVAHLSTQGAVRIVREAKSRGLSVTAEVTPHHLLLIDQDVIGYRTACKVNPPLREEEDRVALLEALADGTIDCIATDHAPHSPLEKECEFSRALPGMIGLELCLPLLLPLVHRGLFPLARFIDALVSKPTRIVGLIPPTLREGAPADLTVIDPHAQWTIDADQLLSKSKNTPFHGYQAQGRIMMTLIGGQIAFESSP, from the coding sequence ATGAACTATGCTAGTAGTACATCCACCATGGTGGATGTACTTATTTTACGCAGCGTAAGAGCAATCGATCCTCCTCACCTCGATGAGGAAGAGATCGATCTTGTTATTGAAAGGGGAAGGATTCTTTCAATGGGGTACAGTGCTGCTGGCTCATGGAAGGCTTCTGATCGAGTCCGCATTCTCAATGGGAAAGGGTGGTGGGTTCTCCCCGGTCTAACCGATCTGCATGTTCATCTGCGTGAACCGGGCCATGAATACAAAGAGGATCTTCAAAGCGGTCTCAAGGCAGCAGCAGCGGGCGGTTTTGTCAATGTCTGCGCAATGCCCAACACATCCCCCATCAACGATACACGCGCTGTAACTGAAATGCTGATCGCAAAAGCAAATCTGATCGGTGGTGTCCGCGTCCACCCCATTGCCGCGATTACTATAGGACAAAAAGGGGAAAAGTTGACTGAAATGGTCGCTCTCAAAGCGGGGGGCGCTGTTGCTTTTTCCGATGATGGACGCTGCGTCACCTCAGCCAAGGTGATGAAGCAAGCATTCGAGTACGCATCAACGCTTGATCTTCCTCTGATCCAGCATGCAGAAGACCATAGCCTCACTCAAGATGCCCAGATGCACGAAGGGGCTATTTCCACTCAGCTCGGATTGAAAGGATGGCCTCGGATTGCAGAAGATTTGATAGTTGCGCGCGATGTACTTCTCGCGGAATACACAAAAGCTCGCTATCACGTCGCCCACCTTTCAACTCAAGGAGCCGTTCGGATTGTACGGGAAGCAAAATCACGTGGCCTTTCCGTAACTGCAGAAGTCACTCCCCACCACTTGCTGCTCATCGATCAAGACGTGATCGGTTATCGTACCGCATGCAAGGTAAACCCACCGCTGCGAGAAGAAGAGGACAGAGTCGCTCTCCTCGAAGCGCTCGCAGACGGGACCATCGATTGTATCGCAACGGATCATGCTCCTCATAGCCCGCTCGAAAAAGAATGTGAGTTCTCCCGCGCATTACCAGGGATGATCGGACTTGAGCTATGCCTCCCTCTTCTCCTCCCTCTCGTGCACCGTGGGCTCTTCCCTCTTGCACGGTTCATCGACGCCCTTGTTTCGAAGCCAACCCGGATCGTGGGGCTTATCCCCCCTACTCTTCGAGAAGGGGCTCCAGCCGATTTGACAGTGATCGATCCGCATGCTCAGTGGACAATTGATGCTGATCAACTTTTGAGCAAAAGCAAAAATACTCCTTTCCATGGCTATCAAGCGCAAGGCCGTATTATGATGACCCTGATCGGAGGTCAAATCGCCTTCGAATCTTCTCCTTAA
- the carA gene encoding glutamine-hydrolyzing carbamoyl-phosphate synthase small subunit, producing the protein MSDPTKSERAWLVLADGTTFEGRPFGAREATAGEAVFTTALTGYQEIISDPSYCDQIVVMTTPHIGNVGMNRQDHESTSAKPSLAGLVVRDRSTLFSNWRAEHSLDQYLCDHGIAGITEVDTRKLTRHLRDHGTQNGAFGCQPPEQLLEIARKAPNPEGLNLVHKVTCSAPYAWTEGNGLWALPFCKNDLHVVVLDLGVKRNLLRSLVDMGCRVTVVPAFTSGEEILSFAPDGILLSNGPGDPAVLEKPTETIRFLLGKKPIFGVCLGHQLLTQALKGKTYKLKFGHRGCNQPVRDKATGRIEITSQNHGFCVDLQSLPSDVISTHIHLNDGTSEGLAVPSLKTFSVQYHPEASAGPHDSLYLFHRFSDLMTSVRP; encoded by the coding sequence ATGAGCGATCCTACAAAATCTGAACGTGCCTGGCTCGTATTAGCAGACGGGACAACATTTGAAGGGCGCCCCTTTGGTGCTCGAGAGGCGACTGCTGGAGAAGCTGTTTTCACCACTGCACTCACAGGTTACCAGGAAATCATTTCAGATCCTTCTTATTGCGATCAGATTGTCGTGATGACCACCCCTCACATAGGCAACGTGGGGATGAATCGACAAGATCACGAATCAACTTCTGCCAAGCCCTCCCTAGCAGGGCTTGTCGTACGGGATCGAAGTACACTCTTTTCGAATTGGCGAGCCGAGCATTCACTTGATCAATACCTTTGCGATCACGGAATTGCAGGGATTACGGAAGTGGATACGCGGAAATTAACCCGCCATCTGCGTGATCACGGAACGCAAAATGGAGCTTTCGGATGCCAGCCCCCTGAGCAGCTGTTAGAAATAGCGCGAAAGGCACCCAATCCAGAAGGGCTTAACCTAGTCCACAAAGTTACTTGCTCAGCGCCTTATGCATGGACGGAAGGAAACGGTTTGTGGGCGTTGCCTTTTTGCAAAAATGATCTGCATGTTGTTGTGCTCGATCTCGGCGTTAAGAGAAACCTTCTCCGCTCTTTGGTGGACATGGGGTGCAGGGTCACCGTGGTCCCTGCCTTTACCTCTGGAGAAGAGATCCTCTCCTTCGCTCCCGATGGTATCCTGCTTTCGAACGGCCCCGGAGATCCAGCTGTCTTGGAAAAACCGACCGAAACTATCCGCTTTTTGCTGGGAAAGAAACCGATCTTTGGCGTTTGCCTCGGGCATCAACTGCTTACCCAAGCTTTAAAAGGGAAAACGTACAAACTTAAATTTGGTCACCGAGGTTGCAATCAACCCGTCCGAGATAAAGCGACAGGGCGGATTGAGATCACCTCCCAGAATCACGGTTTCTGCGTCGACCTTCAATCGCTCCCAAGCGACGTGATATCGACGCATATCCACCTCAATGACGGAACGAGCGAGGGCCTTGCTGTCCCTTCCTTAAAAACATTCAGTGTGCAATATCATCCTGAAGCCTCAGCTGGACCTCACGATTCCCTATACCTGTTTCATCGCTTTTCGGATCTCATGACGAGTGTCCGTCCATAA